GGTGCCGTCCGCCTTCAAGAAGTTGCCGCCGAAGCCGGTGAGCCGGTTGGCATAGGTGGAAAGAATGATGACCGGGATCTTCGCGCCCAGAACCGCAGCACCATAGATGCCGTTCTTCTTTTCCGCCTCGGTGATCACCCTGGCGTTCTCGTTGTATTCGTCCCAGGTTGCCGGCGCCTTCAGGCCGTAGCGATCAAACAGCTCGCGGTTATAGAACAACAGATGGCTGTCGCCGTCATAGGGCAGGCCATAGCGACGGCCGTCATGCAGCGTGTACTGGTCGTAGATCGTCTGGATGAAGTCTTCCGGCTGGATCTCGGCCTTGTCACGCTCGATGAGATCGGTCACGTCCTCGATCACGCCATCTTCGGCGAGCTGACCCTTGTAGGTATAGAAATAGTCGATGACGTCGAACTGGTTGGCGCCCGACTGCACGTCCAGCGTCGCCTTGACGCTGACCTGGTCGTAGGGCACCGCCGTGACGTTGACCTTGGCTCCGGTCAGCCTTTCGAAATCTTCGGCAATTTTCTTGCCCGTGACGACATGCGGCTGGATGATCAGGAGATTGACCGTGCGGCCGGCATATTTGTTGCCGGACGCAAGGGCCGTCGAGGAGGCAAGTGGCGCGATGAAGGGCAGGGCGCCGGCAGCCGCGAGCGATTTCAGCACGCTGCGGCGGCGATAGGCCTGGCCGAAAATGGAACTGGACATGAGATCCTCCGTCGAAATCTGGGCTGGCCAGCGTTGTCATTCGTTGTGGGCGGAACGGGTCCGGC
This is a stretch of genomic DNA from Ensifer adhaerens. It encodes these proteins:
- a CDS encoding ABC transporter substrate-binding protein; the protein is MSSSIFGQAYRRRSVLKSLAAAGALPFIAPLASSTALASGNKYAGRTVNLLIIQPHVVTGKKIAEDFERLTGAKVNVTAVPYDQVSVKATLDVQSGANQFDVIDYFYTYKGQLAEDGVIEDVTDLIERDKAEIQPEDFIQTIYDQYTLHDGRRYGLPYDGDSHLLFYNRELFDRYGLKAPATWDEYNENARVITEAEKKNGIYGAAVLGAKIPVIILSTYANRLTGFGGNFLKADGTSALDSTEAVEALKSLLASAPHALPTPLETRFEEGLPAFLNGKAAQIDFWTDLGGYAQDPKGSKIVDKWGVTRIPVGGSNKTPRLAFNAGFGFAITSGSKNKDVAWDLIKLATGKDYHQELLALTGSGIDPDRQSGLKSKNFRDFQPLVQPLLDDGALENSLAWPTAVYAPKLENALTDELALALAGTKSAEQAIADAHQAWTEIIETNG